TTCATTTTTATCTCTAGTATCTGTATTTATTTGTTCAATAATTTCGTCATTTTTATATCTTATTTTAAATATAGGGTTTCCATTATGGTATATCTTTTGTTCATATTCATTGTCGTTAAAATAATCAGTCTTTAGTGATATTAAGTCATTTTCATAGATTGTTTTTGACATTAATTTATTATCAGAATCATATTCATATGTTGTTTTTGTAGTATATTCTTTATCTTCATCTTTGATAATGATATTTTCCATTGTAACATGTCCAGATTCATTATATTCAAAGTCGATTATTTTTGTTATTTTATTATCTTTATAGATTTCTTGTTTTATCAAGTTATGATCTTTATATTTTGATATGGTTTTTGTATTATCTTCTTCTTTTATATTGATTATTTCATTGTCATCTAAATATTGATTGTTTTCTTTAGATACAATTTTGTTATTATCTAGTATTATGTTTTTTAAATGTCTCTTTTGATCATCATATTGGATTACTTTTGTTTTAGATTTTTTTATATCAAGATATGTTGATTTTATCTCTCCATTGATTCCATAATTCCAAATTTGTAAATCTGATCCTGTTATTTTTAAAAGTTTTCCATTAGTATCTTTCATATAGTGTATTGTTTTTGGTTTTTGATTTAAAATTTTGATTTCTTTGTAAATCACATCGTTATTTTTATAAAAATAGTCTACAGATTCAAGAATTATTCCTTTGGGACTATATTTTATTTCTTTTATTTTATTATTTAACTCGTCGTAGATTTCTTCTTTTATCTTAATATCTTTTTCATTGTAAAATGTTAATTGTTTTTTATTATCTTCTATTTTTTTTTGTGTTTTGTATTTGATTAGTTTTAAATCTTTAAAAAGGCTAAATTTTTCAATTTCATTAACTTTGGTATATTCAATGTAAAATCCTGTTTGGGGAATATCATATATTTCCTGGTACTTGTTGAAAAATACGTCTGATATAAAGTAACTTTTTCCGTATGTGTTTTGTATTAAAATTGAAATTAATATTAATTTTATGATCTTTGTTGTCATAATAGTTTATCTAAGTAGTTTTCAGTGTTAAATTCTTTAATGTTTTCTACTTGTTCTCCAAATGTAAAGAAATATATGGGTTTTTGAAATAATTTTGATATATTAATTATTCCACCTGCTTTAGATGATGAGTCAAATTTTGTGGCTATAATTCCGTCAATTTGTATTGCTTTGTCAAATATTTCTGTTTGATTATTTGTGTTTTTTCCAGATATGGAGTCTATTACCAGTATTTTTTTATAATTGATATTTGTATCGAGTATTTGTTTTTTTATCACTTGATCCATTTTTTTGAGTTCTTTAATTAAGTTTTCTTTGTTTTGGAGTCTTCCTGCTGTATCAATTATTAATATATCATAATTTTTAGTTTTTGCACTTGAGATACTATCAAATATTACTGCTGCTGCATCACTTCCTTGGTTTTGAGATATGACTTTAATGCCAATTTTTTCGCTTTGTATTTTAAGTTGTTCGATTGCTGCAGCTCTGAATGTGTCTGCTGCAGCAATTAGTACATTTTTCCCTTCATTTTTGAATTTATTTGCTAGTTTTATAATACTTGAGGTTTTACCAACCCCGTTTACTCCAAGTATCAATAAGATGTTTAATTTTTTGTTTTCTAAATTAAGAGATTGTTGATTTAGAAAACTCGTTAGTAAATTTTTTAGTTTTAATAGTGTTTCTTTTTCATCTTTAGCTTTTATTTTTTTAATATGTTCTACTATTTCTATTACTATATCGTTTTTTATATCTGCTTCTAAGAGTATATCTTCTAACTTTTCAATTATTTGTGTCTTTTCTTGATTCTTGAATAAATTTCTTATTTTATTAAAAATGCTCAAAAGTTTAGTGCTCCTATTTTTTATTTGGTGTTAAATAAATTTACAATAGTTTATTCACCTCGAGTTGCTTCTTTAATATATTGTACCAAATGAATGATTAATGGTATAAAACTACCAACGGAAAATGTTATTCCTGTACCAAGTAAGAATGTTGCAATCATCTCTTCTACTTTTGCGTTATATAAATCTTGAGGCCTTATTCTATTTTTTAAAATATTATTTAAAGCTATATTGTAAAGTTCTGAAGATTCATTATATTTTGTTATGGCAAATGCAGTTCCTATAAGATTTAATGTAAAAATACTAAGGTTGATATAGAATATATCTCTTTTTTTAATGAGTTCGCTTTTATTGTCTCTTACCATTTCTATATGAACCTCTTTATCTTTGTTATTTATTATTATGAATTTATTTTTGTGTTCTTCAGCTTGCAATAATATGGATTCTATATTTTCAGGTTCTTCAATTTCAATTGGTGTTTCTCCTATAAATACTCCTTTTTTAAATACTTTAGATGTTATATTACTTGTAATTAATATTTTATTGGAATTTGCTTTTTGTAAGGTAATATTTAAGTCAATAGTGTCACCACTTTTTACTTTTTGTTTTATTCTATAGGGTTTGTAAGTTTTACTTATAATGTCAATGATAATTTCTTTATCTGGTAGTTTAGAAATATCCCATATATCATTGTTATATAATCCTTTTGATACAAATTCTTCATTTATATATATTTTGGCATCCAAATTATTTATGACATTGATCTTAAGTTTAATAAATTCTCTTCCTAATATTTCTTCAAGACTAAGTTTTGCTATTTTGTATGCAATGTCATCAACGGATGATGATAGTTTGAAAATTTCTTTGTAAACTTTTACTCCTTGTGGAGTAATATTGCTAATTTCAACTAAATAATGTTTATCTACTTTTTTTAAGTGTATGTAATTAACAAAGAATAATTCTTGACTTGTTAAAAGTTCTATATTCAAATTTGATAGATGTACTTTATCTTGATGCTTTTTGTAATTTGCTTTTATTTTTTTTAAAGTTATAAGGTATTTTTCAAGTTCTTGTTGTTTGATTTTTATGTTTTTAATGTCTTCTTTAAGATTTTTAATTTTAGCTTCTATTTTATTTTCTTCTTTTAAGCTTATTGCATTTTGTAACTTTTTTTTGTCCATGTCTTCTTTGAGTTTGCTAAATTCTTGTTCTTTTTTTATTATATTTTGATATACATAAATGCGTCTTATAAAGTCTTTATCATTATCGTTAATAATGTGTTCATTTATTGCATTGTATATCTTATTTAGTGTTTGTTCAATTCCTTTTTGGAGTTCTTTATTTTCATCTTTTGTATTTATGATATAAGAAAATCCGTACTCAATGTTACTCTGAGTATATGCTAATTTAGTTGTTGAGATTGAAAGTAACATGATTATTATTAATTTAAATTTTTCCATTTTAGGTATTCTTCTATAAAGTTATCAATGTTGCCATCCATCACAGACATAATATTTGGATTTTCAAATTTTGTTCTGTGATCTTTTACTAGAGTATAAGGTTGAAATATATAAGATCTAATTTGATTGCCCCACGATATATCTTTTTTTTCTTGTTGTTGAGATTTGCTTTTTTGTTGTTCTAATTTTTTGTAGTGTTCATAAAGTTTTGATTTTAATACTTTCATTGCTAACTCTTTATTTCTATGTTGACTTCTATCAGTTTGAGATTGTGTTACTATTCCTGTTTTAAGATGTGTAATTCTAACGGCTGATGATGTTTTATTAACATGTTGTCCTCCTGCCCCTGAAGCTCTATATGTGTCAACTCTAATATCTTCTGGTTTAATTATTATTTCAATTTTATCATCAATTACAGGATCAATGAAAACAGATGCAAAAGATGTGTGTCTTTTTTTTGCAGCATCAAAAGGAGAAATTCTTACAAGTCGATGTATTCCCACTTCACTTTTTAAAAATCCATATGCATATTTTCCTTTTATTTCGATTGTAACAGATTTAATGCCCCCTTCAGCTTCCAGTAAATCTATAAGTTCTATTTTATATCCACGTCTCTCAGAATATCTTAAGTATGTTCTATATAGCATATTAACCCAATCACATGCTTCTGTGCCACCTGCTCCTGAATGTATTGTCAGGAATGCGTTATTGATGTCAATATCTTCTTTGAAATATGATAATGTTAAGATATGTTTATATTGTTCTCTTAATTTATTAACATCTCTCTCTAATAGTGCTTTATCATCTTCACTTTCTGCAATTTTACAGAGTTCCCTTAAATCTTTAAGTTGACATATTAAGTTTTCCCAAGGTTCAATTTTGGTTTTTAAAATATTTTGATTCCTAAGAATTTCTTGTGCTCTTTTATTATCATTCCAAAAATTTTCATTATTTATTTGTTTTTCATATTTTTGAAGTTGTATTTTAATCTTGTCACTGTCAAAGCTTCCTCCAGACATTTTCAATTTGTTCTAGAAATTCATTTATTGTTTCTCTCATTATAAACTCTCACTATTATTTATTAATATAATTATATTTGGAATCAAAGATAAAATGAAGATTATAAAAAAGTACATTGTTTCATTAGTTATTAGTTTGAATGTTGATTTTTTTTCCAAACTTCTCTTTATTATTGTTGTTAATATAATAGTTATTAAGATGCTTAGTGAAGATAAGGTGAGTATTGTTATGCCTTCTAGAAAATTATGACTTTTATCTAGAGAAAAAAATATTATTGCAATCAAGCTACTATTAGATAACAAAAAATCATTTGAGTATTTTGTCTTGCTGTTATACATGACAACTAAGATATTGTTTAGTGTTTTTAACATAATTGTTAGTATGTAAATTAATGTCATATATATTATTGGTATCATAAATAATAAATTGTATTCTACAAATAATTTATAAATATAAAAAAGGCAAGAATAAATTAGTAGCGAAGTGATTATGATAGTTAGATATTTTGTTGATAATCTTTTATTATCTTTTATTTTGATATCTTCAATTCCAATAAAGTGTATTAGTAACAAATTGTTTACTAATAAGTATGTTATTAAATTGTTTGTCATATCTTAATAATTTCTTCTCCATTTTCATTTTTATTTTCTCTTACTTTTTCTTTATTTATGCTTAAATAGTGTAGTATTTTTTTTATGTGGAATGTTAAGCTGTACTTTTTAATTAGTGTTGAACTTATTTGTAATATAAATATTGATATTATAGCTGAAAAAGTTTCAAGAGGAATATAACTTAGAGTTATAAAATATCCTAAAGATAATGCAAATCCATAAAGTATTTGTTCAAATTTAAAGTGAGGAGCTGTTTGTAATTCTGTACCCATTGTGAATATTAAGATCATTGGAATTGGTGACATTATCAGGCTTAATATATCAAAACTTATGTAATTATAGAGAGAAAGGTTTTG
Above is a window of Borrelia hispanica CRI DNA encoding:
- the ftsY gene encoding signal recognition particle-docking protein FtsY, which produces MSIFNKIRNLFKNQEKTQIIEKLEDILLEADIKNDIVIEIVEHIKKIKAKDEKETLLKLKNLLTSFLNQQSLNLENKKLNILLILGVNGVGKTSSIIKLANKFKNEGKNVLIAAADTFRAAAIEQLKIQSEKIGIKVISQNQGSDAAAVIFDSISSAKTKNYDILIIDTAGRLQNKENLIKELKKMDQVIKKQILDTNINYKKILVIDSISGKNTNNQTEIFDKAIQIDGIIATKFDSSSKAGGIINISKLFQKPIYFFTFGEQVENIKEFNTENYLDKLL
- the prfB gene encoding peptide chain release factor 2 (programmed frameshift) — protein: MRETINEFLEQIENVWRKLFDSDKIKIQLQKYEKQINNENFWNDNKRAQEILRNQNILKTKIEPWENLICQLKDLRELCKIAESEDDKALLERDVNKLREQYKHILTLSYFKEDIDINNAFLTIHSGAGGTEACDWVNMLYRTYLRYSERRGYKIELIDLLEAEGGIKSVTIEIKGKYAYGFLKSEVGIHRLVRISPFDAAKKRHTSFASVFIDPVIDDKIEIIIKPEDIRVDTYRASGAGGQHVNKTSSAVRITHLKTGIVTQSQTDRSQHRNKELAMKVLKSKLYEHYKKLEQQKSKSQQQEKKDISWGNQIRSYIFQPYTLVKDHRTKFENPNIMSVMDGNIDNFIEEYLKWKNLN